From Actinomycetota bacterium:
TCCCGGGCTTGATCGATCGCAACAGGAGTCGAGAGTGGCGAAGAAGATCCTCATAGCGACGGACGGTTCGGAACCGGCCATGGACGCCGCCCGCTACGCTTTTCAGATAGCCGCCAAGATGGGGCTCAGCCTCACCGGCCTGCGCGTCGTCGATATCGACCGCTATGCTTCCGATTGGGGAGCGGTGCGCGACACAGTCGCCGGCGAACTCGAAGAGCACGCCCGCCGCATCCTGGGCGAGCTTGAGGCCGAAGCCGGCAAAGCCGGGCTCGAGGTCGATCTGCAGGTTCGCCACGGCGATTCCTCGCGGGAGATAATCCGTTTTGCCCAGGAAGACCCCGACGTGGCCATGATCGTGCTGGGCGCCACCGGCCGCCGGCGCCTGGGACGCCAGCTCATCGGCAGTACCGCGGAGCGGGTGGTCCGGCAGGTCGGGCGCGATCTCGCCTGTCCGGTCGTGGTCGTTCCCAGCGCTTCCGCCACCCCCGGCGCGAGGCTGGATCTGGAGTAAGGCCCGGTCGCCACGGGCCCTGTTCCGGCAGGCCGCTGAATGGAAACCTTCGAATTATACCTTTTGTTACTGGGACTGCTGCTGGTACTCGGGGCGCTGCTTTCAGGACTAGCCAACCGCAGCATCCTCTCGCTGGCGATCGTCTTTCTCGGCGCCGGCATGGTCCTGGGAAGCCAGGGCTTCGGCCTCATCAATGAGAGCGCTTCCTCGCCGTTCGTACAACGGGTCACGGAACTCACCCTGCTGGTGATCCTGTTCGTCGACGGCCTCGAGGTCGAGAGGGGAGTGGTCCGGAGGGGTTGGCGCGTTCCGCTGCGCTCGCTGCTTATCGCCATGCCGCTGACCGCGATCGTCACCGCCGCCGCCGCCCGCTTCATCATCGGGCTGAGCTGGCCGCAGTCGCTTCTGCTCGGGGCGCTGCTGAGCCCGACCGATCCTGTGTTGACCTCCTCAGTCGTCACCAACCGCAAGATCCCGTCGGCGATCAGAAACAGCCTCAACCTGGAGTCGGGGTTCAATGACGGGCTGGCGCTGCCGGCAGTGCTCATCTTCGCGCTGGCGCTTCAGATCGGCGGCGTTGGTGGCGCCGAGCATGCCTGGTGGCGTTTTCTTACTTTCGACCTGCTCATCGGCGCCACCGTCGGCGTCGCCGGCGCCTTCCTGGCCGTGCGCCTGCTGCGCCTGTTTCGGGGGCGGCTCAGCCTTGTGCCTCATTACCGCTCGCTTTACGCCTTCGCCGTGGCGCTGTTGCTCTATGGCATCTCGATCCTGCTCACCGGCAACGGTTTCATAACCGTATATGTGGCCGGGATCGTCTTCGCCGGCGCCGTCGAGGGCGACACCGCCGTTTTTGCGCGCTTCAGCCGCGACGTTGGCGAGGTGCTCAAACTGGCGACCTTTGTGATCTTCGGCAGCCTGCTTACCTTCAGCCTGCTGCTGGGTGACGGCGCCAGCGGCATCCTCTTCGCCGTCTTCGTCCTCTTCGCCGCCCGGGCCATCGCGTTGCTGCCGGCGCTTGCCGGCACCAGGCTCGACTGGCCCCAGAGGCTGTTCATGTCCTGGTTCGGCCCCAAGGGCGTGGCCTGCATCGCCTATTCGCTGCTGGTGCTCTCCATGGATGTGCCGGAAGGGCAACGCATCTTCCAGCTGACGGCGCTGGTGGTCTTCGGTTCGATCATCTTCCACAGCGCCTCGGATACGCCTCTGGCCAACTGGTTCGGTTCGCGGACGAAATAATTATTCAGAAAAAGCAGCGGCGCCGGCTTGCGCCGGCGCCGCATGATTCTAATTTATCACAAAACAGCTAGGAATCAACAACCATCACCGAGCAGGGAGCGCCGCTGGTGACCCGGTGGACCAGGTTGCCTTCCATGAAGCGGCGCAGTAGCCCGCCCCGCTTGCGGACACCCATGATGATGAGGTCGCAACCTTCTTCCGCCGCGACCCGGTTGATCGTCTCCGGCAGCTCGCCCTGTTCCACCCTGACGCGGGCGGCGTCCTCCCTGCGGAGAGCCCGGTTCCAGGCCCGGGCTTCGCCGGACCTGTCGGATGTCAGCACCTGGCGGATGTTCCTGATGCCGGTGAGGTCGATTTCGCCCTCGTAAGGGGCGACCACCTCCAGCACCGTGACCCAGCAGTTCTCATCCGCCGCCAGACGCAAGCCCTCCTTCAGCGCCTGCGAATCCTCGTGCTGCGCTTCGGCGGAGCCGTTGACGGTGACCAGCAGATTCCTGTGGCCGGCCATGGTCAACGCACCACCAGCACCGGGATGTTGGAGTGGGCGATGACGCGCTCGGTGGTGCTGCCCAGGATGGACCGGCTGAGGCCGTGCCAGCCGTGGCTGCCGAGCACGATCAGATCGCTGCCGAGGCCGTTGGCCGTTTCCACGATCTTGTCGGCGGGGTTTCCTTCCTCGACCATGGTATTGGCGGTGATGCCCTCACTGGCGGCGATCTTCTCACCGCCGAGGACGACCCTGGTCGCCTCCTCGCGCAGCCTTTTCTCGATCGCTTCGGTGCGGAAGAAGCCGACCATCTCCTCGTAGCGTGGAATCACGTAGAGGATGGTGGCCGAGGACTCGGCGATGCGCGAATTGGTGATGCTCTCGATACGGCTGACGGCTTTCTTGCTGAACTCCGAGTCGTCATAAGGCACGAGTATGCGCCGGTACTCGCCGGTGCAGTCCTCGCAATGCTTCTTCACCACCAGCACGTCGCAGGGAGCATCGAGTATGACCCCCGAGGTGACGCTGCCCATGATCATGCGGCGGATGCCCCGGCGCCCGTAGGTGCCCATGGCGATCAGGTCCGCTCCACGCTCGCGGGCAACGGCCGGAATGACTTCATGCGGCTCACCCTGCACGACCAGGTATTCGAGGTCGACTCCAAACTCGGGGGAATAATCGGCGACTGCTTTCTCGCAGGCTTCCTTGCCGCGGCAGAGCCGTTCCTCCAGCTGGCTCGGCGAGATGCTGAACTCCTCGGAATCAAAGAACACCGCGTGCACGATCGTGACCTTGCTGCCGTGGGCCTTGGCCCACGAGAGCGTCTCCACCAGCGCCGCCCGGCTGTACTTCGAGTCGTCGAAGCCGAGGATTATGTTCTTGTACGCGCTCAGTGCGAACCACCACCTTTGAAGACGAGGCCGACGCCGAAGCCCGCGGTCAGCGCCACGCCGATCGCGGCGGTGCCGTAAAGGGCGGCGTTGTTCCGCGCCATGTCATCGAGGGCTTTGATCGTTCCCGTCTCCTCGACCTTGACCGGCGATTCGGCTTTGTCTTGTATCTTGCCGTCCTTGACGGCATAGACCGTGACCATGTAATCGTCCGGCGGAGCCTGATAGGGCCAGTCGAATACAGTGTAGTAGGACTCGCCGGCCGGATCAGGTTCCATTTCAACATCGCCCACCGACTGTGAATAGACGTTAAGCGACTGCTTATACTTGATGAAATCGCCAAGCAGCTTTTCCCGCTGTTCGGGGCTGGGGGTCGGCGTGATCCTGAGGCTGCTCTGGACGGCGTCGTAGCCGATGCCCTCTGTCTTCAGGGTCGCAGGGTCGAGCAGGTCGGCAACCGGCTTGGTGCTCTTGATCAAGTACAACTCAGGCACATTGTCCAGAGTAAGTTGCTCGACATTCATCCAGAGGATACCGGCTTCCCGCTCTTTGCGCATCATCTTCTCTTGCGCATTGCCCGAAGCCGGAGTTATTTTCATTATCAGGTCAACGCTGGGGTCAGAAATACCCGCAACGCTGACGGTGCTGCCGTGATAGCCTAAATTGATCTGGATATCATCATGATTCGCCTTCAACGTGAGCGCCGCCCAGGCGCTCGGGGTCAGGACGGCAAATCCCGACAATACCGCGATCAGCAAGACAACATATTTGGTCAAATTGTGTTTCATCCTCCATGACCTCCCGCCGGGCCCAGTAAGAGATCCGGGGTCAGGGTGAGATCGGTGATCATCTTCACGGTTACTGCCAGCACCAGAATCGCCAGCAGGATCTTGAGCTGCTCCCCCTTGAGTTTGCGGCCGAAAATCGTCCCGACCTGAGCGCCGAGCGTGGAGCCGACGAGCAGGAGCAGGGCGAGCATGAAATCTACAGTATGGTTCGTGAAAGCCTGCAGGAAAGTGACCTCTATACAGTTGAACAGAATCTGGAAGAGGCTGGTTCCCACGACGACGTGCATTGGCATCCTGAGCATGTAGACCATGATGGGAACCAGAAGGAAGCCGCCGCCTACGCCCATGACCGCGGCCAGCAGGCCGACGAAGATTCCGAAGAAGCCCGGCACCAGGTAGGAATGGGTGACACCTGATCCGGCCGGCGAGTTCTGGAAGGGCAGCGACGCCAGGAAGCGAGTTACCTTCGAATCGGCTTTCGGTGCTTCCTCAACTTCCTGCTTTTTCCTTCTCTTTCTGATCGCTGAGACACTTTCGGCGAACATGTAGCTGCCGACGATTCCGAGCATTAATACGTAAGTCAGTTTGATGACGAAGTCAGCGTTGCCCATCGCCTTGAGGACCTTGATGACTTCGACCCCGACAAGACCACCGGCAAAACCACCTGCCAGCAGGACGGAGCCCATCTTGAAGTCGACGTTGCCGAGTTTCCAGTGGGCGTAGGTGCCCGATGTGGAAGCTGCGACAATCTGGTTGGAGTCGGTGGCCGCAGCCACGGTCGATGGGATGCCCAGCATGATCAGCAGCGGCGTCATCAGGAAGCCGCCGCCGACGCCGAAGAGCCCGGACAGCAGCCCGACCGACAGCCCCAAAGCGATTGGGATGAGGATGTTGACACTAGTATGCGCAACCGGAAGGTATATATACATTAAGGGTTATTTCCTCCTTTGATAGGGTTGTCATTGACCTGCTTATGAAGGGATAAAGCTGGAGGCGCCGCGCGCCATCGTTATCACCGGGCGCGGTGACGACTTGACCAGCTTCTTGAGCAACGAGCGGCTCTCGGTCACCTCGGGGCTCAGCAGCACCATGTCGACCTTCTTCTGCCTGAGGAAGTTCATCACCACGGTGACGGTGGCCTCCAGGCCGATGTGCACGCTGGCCTCGATCCCCTCGCTCGCGCATTTCTGCATGACGTAGTTCTGGATCGCGGCCGCCTCATTGCTGTCCGTCTCGTGGGAGAGTATCCGCTGGGCCGTTTCGTGCTCGTTGGCCTCGGCGAAGGTCACGGCGCTCATCAGGTCGTTGAGCTTCCGGCCGAAACCGCCGCGGCTGAGGAGTATCACGGTCAGCCGCTCTCCCAGCAGGTTGGAAAGGTAGGTGGCGTAGGAAATTCCGTCATCCAGAGCCTCGTCCCTGTAGGCGACGTACAGTATTTCTTGCTTTGACATTTTCATTCACCTCCTTGTATTGGTATTGCATACCTTAACGGAGCAAGAAGTGTGCCAAGTAAGAAAAAGCCTGCAAATGAAGGGAAAACGGGAATAACGCGGTTGGGAGATGGCTATTCTAGTG
This genomic window contains:
- a CDS encoding universal stress protein; its protein translation is MAKKILIATDGSEPAMDAARYAFQIAAKMGLSLTGLRVVDIDRYASDWGAVRDTVAGELEEHARRILGELEAEAGKAGLEVDLQVRHGDSSREIIRFAQEDPDVAMIVLGATGRRRLGRQLIGSTAERVVRQVGRDLACPVVVVPSASATPGARLDLE
- a CDS encoding cation:proton antiporter, translated to METFELYLLLLGLLLVLGALLSGLANRSILSLAIVFLGAGMVLGSQGFGLINESASSPFVQRVTELTLLVILFVDGLEVERGVVRRGWRVPLRSLLIAMPLTAIVTAAAARFIIGLSWPQSLLLGALLSPTDPVLTSSVVTNRKIPSAIRNSLNLESGFNDGLALPAVLIFALALQIGGVGGAEHAWWRFLTFDLLIGATVGVAGAFLAVRLLRLFRGRLSLVPHYRSLYAFAVALLLYGISILLTGNGFITVYVAGIVFAGAVEGDTAVFARFSRDVGEVLKLATFVIFGSLLTFSLLLGDGASGILFAVFVLFAARAIALLPALAGTRLDWPQRLFMSWFGPKGVACIAYSLLVLSMDVPEGQRIFQLTALVVFGSIIFHSASDTPLANWFGSRTK
- a CDS encoding universal stress protein, whose translation is MAGHRNLLVTVNGSAEAQHEDSQALKEGLRLAADENCWVTVLEVVAPYEGEIDLTGIRNIRQVLTSDRSGEARAWNRALRREDAARVRVEQGELPETINRVAAEEGCDLIIMGVRKRGGLLRRFMEGNLVHRVTSGAPCSVMVVDS
- a CDS encoding universal stress protein — encoded protein: METLSWAKAHGSKVTIVHAVFFDSEEFSISPSQLEERLCRGKEACEKAVADYSPEFGVDLEYLVVQGEPHEVIPAVARERGADLIAMGTYGRRGIRRMIMGSVTSGVILDAPCDVLVVKKHCEDCTGEYRRILVPYDDSEFSKKAVSRIESITNSRIAESSATILYVIPRYEEMVGFFRTEAIEKRLREEATRVVLGGEKIAASEGITANTMVEEGNPADKIVETANGLGSDLIVLGSHGWHGLSRSILGSTTERVIAHSNIPVLVVR
- a CDS encoding TIGR02186 family protein, yielding MKHNLTKYVVLLIAVLSGFAVLTPSAWAALTLKANHDDIQINLGYHGSTVSVAGISDPSVDLIMKITPASGNAQEKMMRKEREAGILWMNVEQLTLDNVPELYLIKSTKPVADLLDPATLKTEGIGYDAVQSSLRITPTPSPEQREKLLGDFIKYKQSLNVYSQSVGDVEMEPDPAGESYYTVFDWPYQAPPDDYMVTVYAVKDGKIQDKAESPVKVEETGTIKALDDMARNNAALYGTAAIGVALTAGFGVGLVFKGGGSH
- a CDS encoding sulfite exporter TauE/SafE family protein — translated: MYIYLPVAHTSVNILIPIALGLSVGLLSGLFGVGGGFLMTPLLIMLGIPSTVAAATDSNQIVAASTSGTYAHWKLGNVDFKMGSVLLAGGFAGGLVGVEVIKVLKAMGNADFVIKLTYVLMLGIVGSYMFAESVSAIRKRRKKQEVEEAPKADSKVTRFLASLPFQNSPAGSGVTHSYLVPGFFGIFVGLLAAVMGVGGGFLLVPIMVYMLRMPMHVVVGTSLFQILFNCIEVTFLQAFTNHTVDFMLALLLLVGSTLGAQVGTIFGRKLKGEQLKILLAILVLAVTVKMITDLTLTPDLLLGPAGGHGG